The following coding sequences are from one Humulus lupulus chromosome X, drHumLupu1.1, whole genome shotgun sequence window:
- the LOC133804548 gene encoding uncharacterized protein LOC133804548: MLLAQDPKYNRGFKFDHVWPILKDIEKFTNDNTSAPIRIQEEDRNFTSPQSYSHGVQSSASASTGMNSFDLNVNDDEITTNLSKRPIGVKKAKEKQKSDDQFKKLMEQNQKLVEVIEKGNSARNEIRRQKVELAKMKEENKILFTNLNSTSDPDFRQFIQNEKRQIYKRRAQTSKYGEQREGSQYQGSQHRASQNEGSRFNEAHREGATDEGQGSETNLPGNFSQYFDYLDRTKNDFPNY; the protein is encoded by the coding sequence ATGTTATTAGCACAAGATCCAAAATACAACAGAGGATTCAAATTTGATCATGTGTGGCCGATCCTTAAAGATATTGAGAAATTTACAAATGACAACACTAGTGCACCAATTAGAATCCAAGAAGAAGATCGTAATTTTACTTCGCCCCAATCATATTCTCATGGTGTCCAGTCATCGGCATCAGCATCCACTGGTATGAATTCATTTGATCTTAATGTGAATGACGATGAAATTACTACTAATTTAAGTAAACGACCTATCGGTGTGAAAAAggcaaaagaaaaacaaaaaagtgatgaccaatttaaaaaattaatggaGCAAAATCAAAAGCTTGTCGAAGTTATAGAAAAGGGTAACTCAGCAAGGAATGAAATTCGACGACAGAAGGTTGAATTGGCTAAAATGAAAGAAGAGAATAAAATACTATTTACGAATTTGAATTCTACATCCGATCCAGATTTTCGCCAGTTTATTCAAAATGAAAAGAGACAAATTTACAAAAGAAGAGCACAAACATCTAAATATGGTGAACAAAGAGAAGGTTCTCAATATCAAGGATCCCAACATCGAGCATCTCAGAATGAAGGATCTCGATTTAATGAAGCTCACAGAGAAGGAGCTACAGATGAAGGCCAAGGATCTGAGACGAACCTCCCAGGAAATTTTAGTCAATACTTTGATTATCTTGACAGAACGAAAAATGATTTCccaaattattaa
- the LOC133805616 gene encoding uncharacterized protein LOC133805616, whose product MKQEACRKDVERAFGVLQSRFAIVAEPARLWNKRVLHDIMTSCIIMHNMIIEDERDVNATIEERVDVQNPEVEMLGDDDTRFQEFLARHKKIRDKEAHIELRNTLIEHLWDEHGNSEN is encoded by the coding sequence ATGAAACAAGAAGCATGTAGAAAAGATGTAGAACGCGCATTTGGAGTATTGCAGTCAAGATTTGCAATCGTGGCAGAACCAGCGCGCTTATGGAACAAGAGAGTGTTACATGATATAATGACTTCTTGTATTATTATGCATAATATGATAATAGAAGATGAACGTGATGTTAATGCAACAATTGAAGAACGAGTCGACGTGCAAAATCCAGAAGTGGAGATGCTAGGTGATGATGATACTCGGTTTCAAGAATTCCTTGCTCGACATAAAAAAATTAGGGATAAAGAAGCTCATATTGAACTTCGAAATACATTAATTGAACACTTATGGGACGAGCATGGTAACTCCGAGAATTAG